The Terrirubrum flagellatum nucleotide sequence GAATTCGCCGACGATGGCGCCGATCAGCGACAGGCCGCCGCCGATTTTCAGCCCGGAGAGAAAGTAGGGCAGCGCGGCGCGCAGCTTGAGATACCACAAGGTCTGCCAGCCGCTGGCGCGATAGAGTTCAAACAGGCTGCGCAGATTATGATCGGCGGAGAGAAGGCCGAGCGTGGTGTTCGACAGGATCGGAAAGAAGGCGACGATCCAGGCGCAGAGCAGCACCGCGCTGTTGACGTCGAGATAGATCAGCATCAGCGGCGCGATCGCGATGATCGGCGTCACCTGCAGCACGACGGCGTAGGGATAGAAGGTCAGCTCGATCCATTTCGAGCGTGTGAACAGGATCGCGATGCCGACGCCGCCAACGACAGCGAGAATCAGCGCGAGAAAGGTCGTGCGCAGCGTGACCCACAGCGACGTCGAGAGCGTCGGCCAGTCATTGATGAGCGTCGTGAAGATAAGGCTCGGTCGCGGCAGCTTGTAGAAGGGCGTATCCCACAGCCAGCAGAGATATTCCCAGAGGCCGACGCTCGCGAGCAGCACCGTCACCGGCAGCGCGATCTTGGCGATCTGCTCGATGCGGTTTTCCCGGGCGAAAACGGGAGCGGTGTCGGTCATGACTTGTCTTTCATACGCCAGTCATTCGCCGCCATCGCGGCGATGAGAGCGTCCGACGCAAGACGACACCAGCCAACATATTCGTTCGAGGTGCGGAACTCCTCGCCGCGGGGGTAGGGCGCCTCAACATTGACCTCCTCAACGATGCGGCCGGGTCGCGCCGCCATCACGACGATGCGGTTCGAGAGGTAGACCGATTCGAACACGGAATGGGTGACGAAGATCACGGTGCAGTCGAGCGACGACCACAGATCGAGAAGATCATCGTTGAGCCTGAAACGTGTAATCTCGTCGAGCGCCGCGAAAGGCTCGTCCATCAGCAGCAGCTTCGGCTGCGTCACGAGCGCGCGCGCGATCGAGACGCGCATCTTCATCCCGCCGGAGAGTTCGCGAGGATAGGCGTTGGCGAAGGAGAGCAGGCCGACCCGCGACAGCATCGCTTCGATCTTTGGCCGCGCCTCGCTGCGGCTCTGTCCGCGCAGGCGCAGCGGCAGCCAGACATTGTCGAACACTGTCGCCCAGGGCATCAGCGTCGGCTCCTGGAAGACGAAGCCGATGTCGGCGGAATGCTCTTTCGCTTCGGAGCCGGGCCAGGCGATTTCGCCGGCGCTCGGATCGCCGAGCCCCGCGATCATGCGCAGCGCTGTCGATTTGCCGCATCCGGATGGCCCAAGCAGGCTGACGAATTCACGCGCCCTGATGTCGAGATTGAGATTTTGCACGGCCAGCGTGCCGTTGGAGAATTGCTTCGCCACGCCGCGAAGCGAAACGATCGTTGGACCCGGTGAGACGCGATAGGAACGCGCGGCTTGAGACACGACTTGCGACACGAGAAGGCTCGAAGGATCGAGAAGGCTCGGCGTGATCTTGCGCCCGTCTCCGCGGGCGCGTCACAATGAAGGGCGGCGCGCTGCCGCGCCGCCCGGAACAGAGAAGAATGTCTCAGTTCTTGCGCAGGTCGACGCCGAGGCCCTTGTTGACGAAGCGGGCGTCGAACGTCTTCTTCCAGTCGAGGCCGGCCTTCAGGACGCCCGCCTTCACCATCTTCTCGTAATATTCCTTCACGCGCTCGTCGGTCATCGCGCCGATGCCGAGCTTGATCGTGTCGCCGGAGTCGACGATGCCGAGCTCCTTCATCTTGACGATGGCGTATTCGATCTTGTCGTCGCTCATCTCAGGGTTGTCCTTCTTGATGAGCGCGTTCGCGGCCTTGTTGTCGCCGTAGAGATAATTGTTCCAGCCGATGATCGTCGCCTCGACGAAGCGCTTCGCGACGTCGGGCTTGTCCTTCAGCACCGCGAGCGTCGTCTCGATCGTGGTGGAGTAGGGATCATAGCCGGCGTCGGCAAGGAGGAAGACCTGCGGTTTGAAGCCCGCCGTCTTCTCGATGAGATAGGGCTCGGACGAGAGATAGCCCTGCATCGCGCTCTTCTTGTCGGCGAGGAAAGGCTGGGGATTGAAGGTGTAGGGCTTCACCTGCTCGTCCTTGAAGCCGTAGGCCGCCTTCATCCACTGGTAGTAGGAGGCGAGGCCCTCCTTCGCGACATAGATGCTCGGCAGGTTCTTGAGGTCGGCGAAGCTCTTCAGCCCCTGATCGGGATGCGCCAGCAGCACCTGCGGATCCTTCTGGAAGATCGCCGCAATGGTGACGGTCGGAATGTTCTGATCGACAGCGTTGAAGGCCTGCAGCATGCCGCCCATGTAGAAATCGAGCTTGCCGAGGGTCATCAGCATGCGGTTGTTGGCCGAAGGGCCGCCCGGCACGATGGTGACGTCGAGACCGTACTTCTTGTAGGTGCCGTCGGCGACCGCTTGATAGTAGCCGCCATGCTCGGCCTGGGCGACCCAGTTGGTGCCGAACGTCACCTTGTCCTGCGCGAAGGCGGGCGCCGCGATGCTGGCGAGCGCGATCGCGCCCCCGAATGCGGCTGCGCGCCGGCTGGGCCCTGAGCGAAATGTCATTGGAATCTCCCTGTCATGTCCCGGGCGCCCGCTGCGGCGCAATCCGCGCCCGAAAATCCTTGCCTGACCTTGCCGGATCAGATCGCAAGACTCGTGCCGGAGTCCAGTCGCCCCTATACAGGGTTGCGGGTCTGATCACAGCGTTCAGAGTCCAAAGTCACGCGGTTTTTTCGCCGGCCTTCGCGGCCGGCGCCCACGCACCGGAGCTTGTTCATGAATCGGGCCCTGACGCCGGCGGAGATGCGGCCTCCCTTCGCCAATTACAGCCACGGAATCGAGGTCGCGGTGGGCTCGCGCATGGTGTTCGTATCAGGCCAGCTCGGCGTCGCGCCTGACGGATCGGTTCCCGACGATGTCGGCGCGCAGGCCGACCAATGCTTCGCCAATATCGCGACGATCCTTGGCGCGGCGGGGCTATCACTGAAGGATATCGTCAGGATCAGCGGCTTCGTCACCGATCGCGCCGACATGGCCGCTTACATGGCCGCGCGCGACCGGCATGTGGGATCGCCGCCGCCGGCATCGACGCTGATGATCGTCTCCGGCTTCAACCGGCCGGAATTCAAGGTCGAGATCGAGGTGGTCGCGGCGAAGAAGGACGATGTCTGATCCCGCTCTTCCACGCGGGACCTAGTCGCCGCAGGCGTCTGGCGGCGGCAAGGAGCCCCTCGCCGCGCGGACGCCCCAGAATGCGCCAATAGCCATCAGCACGATTCCGGCCAGCATTCTTCCGCGCGCTGGTCCGTTCAGCTTCGCCCTGGTGTCGTCGTAGGCCAAAAGCGTTCTTCCCTCCGCGGCAGCCTCGTAGATGATGTGCGATGCGGGGTCGACCAGGAAGCGAACCGAGGCGCCGCTTTTGACGCTTTCAAGATCGTTGACCCAAAGATTTGGAGCTGGTCTGTAATGGCGGAACGAGTTCAGCGCGCTCAGGCGGATATCCTGCGTTCGATAATTGCTTATGACGTCGCCATAGCTGCTGTCGATGATTGGGGTTGAGTAGCTTATCGGCGCGGAGTCTTCAGCGATCGACAGTTGCTCTCTGGCGATCGGCAGGCTGAGCCAGCCATAAGCAATGACGCCGAGTCCGATGATGGCGAGAACGATCGAACAGATCAGCACCTTGATTTCGCGATCTGTCGATTGATTATCCATGGAATGAACGCCGTCCCGATCGTCATCGAGCAGCGAAGCATCAGCTTTGGCGGCGTGATGTGTGTTGCAGCACAAGCGCCGCTGCGCGTGTGCAACTCAAAGTAATTCGCGTAGATCACGTTCCCGCATTTTGATTGATTCAATCAAAATGCGGGAACGTGATCGATTCCAAAAGTTTAGAACATGGCTTTTGCGAAAAACCGGTATCCACTTTTTCGCGCCATGCTCTAAGCCGCGCGCACCGAGGTCAGGAAGCGCTCGACCTCGCCGTCGAGGGAAACGGCGCCGCGATCAATCGATTCGGCGACAGTCTGGACGCGGCGGGCGGATTCGGCGGCGCGGCCGGCGAGGTCGCGCAATTGCTGCATGGATTCCGCCCCGCTGCGCGAGCGGCTCGATGCCGATTGCAGATTCATGTTGATCTCGTCGATGCCCTGCTTCTGCTGGGTGATCGCAGTTGCGATGCCGATCGTGTTGTCGACGAGATGCGAGATCGATTTGGCGATCGTATCAAAGGCGTCATGCGCCTCGCCGGCGACCGCGCGCAACTGTTCGATCAGCGCCCTGACATCGCCGGTGGCGTGCTCGGTCTGGGAGGCGAGGCCCTTCACCTCCTGGGCGACCACCGCGAAGCCGCGGCCAGCCTCGCCGGCGCGCGCCGCCTCGATGGTGGCGTTGAGAGACAGGAGATTGGTCTGCATGGCGATGCGCTGGATCAGCCCGATGACGTCGCCGATATCGCTCGCGCTCTGATTGAGCCGGTCCATGATGGTGGTCGCGGCGGCGAGCGTCGTGCTCATCGTCTCGGCGGAGTTGCGCGATTCCTCGGTTCGTGCGGAGACTTCACCGATGCTGTAGGACAGCTCCTCGGTCGCGATCGCGACGCTGGTCACGTCTTCCGTCGCGCCGCCGACCGCCTGCGTCGCGCTGGTCGCCGACGTGACGAAATTCTCGGAAAGCTCGGCGAGACTGTTTGAGGTGGCCGAGAGGTCGCGCACGCCAAGCTGGAAAGTCGCAAGCTCGTTGTTGAACGCGTCCTCGAAAACAGCCACGCGCCTTTCGCGGTCGGCGAGCAGCGCCTCGCGGATTTCGGACTGCGCGATCTGGTCGGCCACCGCCATCTGGCGTTCCGCTGCGTGATCGCGAAACACCGACAGCGCGCGCGCCATCTGGCCGATCTCGTCGCTGCGTTCGAGCCCCTCGATCTCGACGTGATTTTGCCCCTGCTTGATCTCAAGCATGCTGACGCGCAGCGCGTTCAGCGAGTGGCGGATGCTGCGCGCCAGAAGGAGCGCGGCGATGCAAGTGAGGAGGACGGCGAGGGCCGGCAGCGCCCATTCCAGCCATCCCAGCGTCGCTTTCGCCGCCTCCGCCTC carries:
- a CDS encoding ABC transporter permease produces the protein MTDTAPVFARENRIEQIAKIALPVTVLLASVGLWEYLCWLWDTPFYKLPRPSLIFTTLINDWPTLSTSLWVTLRTTFLALILAVVGGVGIAILFTRSKWIELTFYPYAVVLQVTPIIAIAPLMLIYLDVNSAVLLCAWIVAFFPILSNTTLGLLSADHNLRSLFELYRASGWQTLWYLKLRAALPYFLSGLKIGGGLSLIGAIVGEFTAGTGGQGSGLAYRILESQYRLNIPRLFAALMLISFTGICIFLVLSLLSHLLLRKWHESAVRREN
- a CDS encoding ABC transporter ATP-binding protein; translated protein: MSQVVSQAARSYRVSPGPTIVSLRGVAKQFSNGTLAVQNLNLDIRAREFVSLLGPSGCGKSTALRMIAGLGDPSAGEIAWPGSEAKEHSADIGFVFQEPTLMPWATVFDNVWLPLRLRGQSRSEARPKIEAMLSRVGLLSFANAYPRELSGGMKMRVSIARALVTQPKLLLMDEPFAALDEITRFRLNDDLLDLWSSLDCTVIFVTHSVFESVYLSNRIVVMAARPGRIVEEVNVEAPYPRGEEFRTSNEYVGWCRLASDALIAAMAANDWRMKDKS
- a CDS encoding ABC transporter substrate-binding protein — translated: MTFRSGPSRRAAAFGGAIALASIAAPAFAQDKVTFGTNWVAQAEHGGYYQAVADGTYKKYGLDVTIVPGGPSANNRMLMTLGKLDFYMGGMLQAFNAVDQNIPTVTIAAIFQKDPQVLLAHPDQGLKSFADLKNLPSIYVAKEGLASYYQWMKAAYGFKDEQVKPYTFNPQPFLADKKSAMQGYLSSEPYLIEKTAGFKPQVFLLADAGYDPYSTTIETTLAVLKDKPDVAKRFVEATIIGWNNYLYGDNKAANALIKKDNPEMSDDKIEYAIVKMKELGIVDSGDTIKLGIGAMTDERVKEYYEKMVKAGVLKAGLDWKKTFDARFVNKGLGVDLRKN
- a CDS encoding RidA family protein, which codes for MNRALTPAEMRPPFANYSHGIEVAVGSRMVFVSGQLGVAPDGSVPDDVGAQADQCFANIATILGAAGLSLKDIVRISGFVTDRADMAAYMAARDRHVGSPPPASTLMIVSGFNRPEFKVEIEVVAAKKDDV
- a CDS encoding methyl-accepting chemotaxis protein, which gives rise to MRVATLACIPLLALIVTLGAGGLMREYAERALSEARSSSATVHLAEDLSDDARIIELETQTFLLDRNRGADETMKEKLAALGPRIDRLSADRALGARTGAIKEHAKALADALDAALAVRWEMTRPNGVSARATVTGVALENFMADALSRYNSPGIYKMTIAALRMRRAGQQYANQRNIQQVFEFESSAAEFSEIAKSAAMNPDDAEMAGRLVPAYLAAFREWVEIARQLDQSAWRLTEASQSLTTALAEISKEAGKNAAKQEQEAEAAKATLGWLEWALPALAVLLTCIAALLLARSIRHSLNALRVSMLEIKQGQNHVEIEGLERSDEIGQMARALSVFRDHAAERQMAVADQIAQSEIREALLADRERRVAVFEDAFNNELATFQLGVRDLSATSNSLAELSENFVTSATSATQAVGGATEDVTSVAIATEELSYSIGEVSARTEESRNSAETMSTTLAAATTIMDRLNQSASDIGDVIGLIQRIAMQTNLLSLNATIEAARAGEAGRGFAVVAQEVKGLASQTEHATGDVRALIEQLRAVAGEAHDAFDTIAKSISHLVDNTIGIATAITQQKQGIDEINMNLQSASSRSRSGAESMQQLRDLAGRAAESARRVQTVAESIDRGAVSLDGEVERFLTSVRAA